One window of the Thermoproteales archaeon genome contains the following:
- a CDS encoding radical SAM protein, which translates to MKVVILDGYVDEPAGLGVPPYLDVYPRYVAGAIWCLKPQADILYFTVDEVRRNVDVFLKNAGKADMVVFIAGVVVPGKYLGGEPIRKEELLLWSKLLEKPVKILGGPVARFGMGEEGGRIAISPHVFKDYFDVVVEGDLEIVVYELVKEKMRIEHVNPRARRSNYLEIAKFAEKGARIVTQHPNYNYNLTVEIETFRGCPRHIVGGCSFCIEPQYGKVMFRSINEIIREIEILYKYGVRHFRLGRQPDFFIYMAKDANETEFPKPNPQAIKTLLKGIRAVAPKIETLHIDNVNPGTVYHHKKEAIEITKTLIKYHTPGDVAAMGIESADPKVIKLNRLKVMPEEAFEAIKLINEYGAKRGWNGLPELLPGLNFVAGLIGETLETYKSNFEFLKKILSSGLMVRRINLRQVLPLPNTRMWLVGDKIIRNNKKYFKKFKEKVRKLIDLPMLKRVVPAGTILRNLYTETYEGKNTLARQCGSYPLLVYIPDILPLKKKLDVIVVDHGYRSVTAIPYPLNVNTASRRLLLHVPYLSRSDIQKILLNRPVKNIELLEKILSNKKALNFLKI; encoded by the coding sequence ATGAAAGTTGTAATATTAGATGGATACGTTGATGAACCGGCAGGTTTGGGCGTCCCCCCTTATTTGGATGTCTATCCAAGGTATGTTGCCGGAGCTATATGGTGTTTAAAACCTCAAGCGGACATCTTATACTTTACAGTTGACGAAGTTAGAAGAAACGTGGATGTTTTTCTAAAGAATGCTGGTAAAGCAGATATGGTTGTTTTCATAGCCGGAGTCGTGGTTCCAGGCAAGTATTTAGGCGGTGAACCTATAAGAAAAGAAGAACTTCTGCTTTGGAGTAAGCTTTTAGAAAAACCGGTAAAGATACTAGGTGGACCTGTAGCTCGCTTTGGTATGGGAGAAGAAGGTGGACGCATAGCAATATCCCCTCATGTTTTCAAAGACTATTTTGATGTAGTAGTTGAGGGAGATTTAGAAATCGTAGTCTATGAGCTTGTGAAAGAGAAAATGCGAATAGAGCATGTCAATCCGCGAGCTAGAAGGTCAAATTATCTGGAAATAGCAAAATTTGCTGAGAAAGGTGCCAGAATAGTAACCCAGCATCCCAACTACAACTATAACCTGACGGTTGAAATAGAAACTTTTAGGGGGTGCCCTAGACATATTGTAGGAGGTTGTAGTTTTTGCATAGAACCACAATATGGTAAAGTTATGTTTCGTTCAATTAACGAAATAATTCGTGAAATAGAAATCTTATATAAGTATGGAGTTAGGCACTTTAGACTTGGAAGACAGCCCGACTTTTTTATTTACATGGCTAAAGATGCAAATGAAACCGAATTTCCTAAGCCAAATCCACAAGCTATTAAAACATTACTTAAGGGCATTAGAGCAGTAGCGCCAAAAATAGAGACTTTACATATTGATAACGTAAATCCTGGAACAGTATATCATCATAAGAAAGAAGCCATTGAAATAACCAAGACATTGATAAAATACCACACGCCTGGAGATGTGGCTGCTATGGGTATTGAAAGTGCAGATCCAAAAGTTATTAAATTAAACAGACTCAAAGTTATGCCTGAAGAAGCTTTTGAAGCAATAAAATTGATAAATGAATATGGAGCCAAAAGAGGATGGAATGGGCTTCCAGAACTTCTTCCAGGTTTAAACTTTGTCGCTGGGCTTATAGGAGAAACCCTTGAAACTTATAAATCAAATTTTGAATTTTTGAAAAAAATTCTATCTTCAGGCTTAATGGTTAGGCGGATAAATCTTAGACAAGTTTTGCCTTTGCCTAATACTAGAATGTGGTTAGTAGGAGATAAGATAATTAGAAACAACAAAAAATACTTTAAAAAATTCAAAGAGAAAGTTAGAAAGCTGATTGACCTACCAATGCTAAAAAGAGTCGTTCCAGCAGGCACAATTTTACGCAACTTATACACTGAAACATATGAAGGAAAGAACACTCTTGCGCGACAATGTGGATCCTATCCCTTACTTGTTTATATACCAGATATTTTACCCTTAAAAAAGAAATTGGATGTCATAGTTGTTGATCATGGTTACAGATCTGTAACCGCTATACCCTACCCGCTTAATGTAAATACAGCTTCACGACGCCTATTGTTGCATGTTCCTTACTTAAGCAGAAGTGATATCCAAAAAATACTACTTAATCGACCAGTAAAAAACATTGAATTGCTTGAAAAAATATTATCCAATAAAAAAGCATTAAACTTTTTGAAAATTTAG
- the thiL gene encoding thiamine-phosphate kinase, producing the protein MSVSEIGEFSLIRQLLKILENDPREILGYDDVSATNIDGKLLITKTDMFVESTDRLPGMPFSSMGWKAVVMNISDFAAKGVKPLGGVIALGLPKNTSIKAVKELYEGVSKACKRYNIYVWGGDVSEAKEIIIAPMLVGFSKKVLSRSGAKPGNLLIATGFFGYTSLAYKVLLENFTIKNDALLDKIFRSVFYPEVSLKFGVELLGKKLAYSGIDSSDGLAWTLHEMANSSNVKIIVENMPIAEDAKTQLLTWGLNPLKTVLYEGGEEYISVYAVDHEKIDDVFKLAKACNVNVQIIGYVEKGKGVYMKVKNEIFPIKPLGWNHFRKS; encoded by the coding sequence ATGAGCGTTAGCGAAATCGGCGAATTCTCCTTGATAAGGCAATTGCTTAAAATCTTAGAGAATGATCCGAGAGAAATACTGGGTTATGACGACGTTTCAGCTACTAATATTGATGGAAAGCTACTAATAACAAAAACCGACATGTTCGTAGAATCCACTGATAGATTGCCGGGAATGCCTTTTTCAAGTATGGGTTGGAAAGCAGTCGTCATGAATATCAGCGATTTTGCAGCTAAAGGCGTAAAACCTTTAGGAGGCGTTATAGCCCTAGGTTTACCCAAAAACACGAGTATTAAGGCGGTAAAGGAGTTGTATGAGGGTGTGTCTAAAGCATGTAAAAGGTATAACATATATGTTTGGGGTGGAGATGTAAGCGAGGCAAAAGAAATAATCATAGCGCCCATGCTTGTAGGTTTTTCAAAGAAAGTTCTAAGTCGAAGCGGCGCAAAGCCAGGGAATTTATTGATCGCGACCGGATTTTTTGGCTATACATCTTTAGCTTATAAAGTCCTACTTGAGAATTTTACTATAAAAAATGATGCGCTCTTAGACAAAATCTTTCGCTCGGTTTTTTACCCAGAGGTCTCATTAAAATTCGGGGTAGAACTATTGGGAAAAAAGCTGGCATATTCAGGTATCGACTCTAGCGACGGTCTCGCATGGACCCTACACGAAATGGCAAACTCAAGCAACGTGAAAATTATAGTGGAAAATATGCCTATTGCTGAAGATGCTAAAACTCAGCTGTTAACATGGGGATTGAACCCCCTTAAGACAGTATTATATGAGGGTGGAGAGGAATATATTTCAGTATATGCTGTTGATCATGAAAAAATCGATGATGTCTTTAAATTAGCGAAAGCCTGCAATGTGAATGTTCAGATTATAGGTTATGTGGAGAAGGGTAAAGGAGTTTATATGAAAGTAAAAAACGAAATATTTCCTATAAAACCACTTGGCTGGAACCATTTTAGAAAATCGTAG
- the pyrH gene encoding UMP kinase, giving the protein MRVVIKIGGHLISDKNNILNASYIHELLRVFNKIKEEHETIVITGGGFISRVYIDVLRENLKNECYGDILGIKASRLNALLLALLMNHASIKKIPETVEELLALLSFHKVIFMGGLQPGQSTTTTAAIVAEAVNADLLIIATNVDGIYTEDPNLNSQAKKLDKVSIGELKQIFRDRPVKAGTYKLIDYLTINILERSKMPTIILNGNPPTNILKAIKGEKIGTKITY; this is encoded by the coding sequence ATGAGAGTCGTAATAAAGATTGGAGGACATCTGATTTCAGATAAAAACAACATATTGAATGCCAGTTATATTCATGAACTGCTCAGAGTTTTTAATAAAATTAAAGAAGAACATGAAACGATCGTGATCACAGGAGGCGGCTTTATTTCTCGAGTGTACATAGACGTTCTCAGGGAGAATTTAAAGAATGAATGCTATGGTGATATCTTAGGAATCAAAGCTTCAAGATTAAATGCTTTACTTTTAGCGTTACTGATGAATCATGCATCCATTAAAAAAATCCCGGAGACTGTAGAAGAATTACTAGCGTTACTAAGTTTTCATAAGGTAATATTCATGGGCGGGTTGCAGCCGGGTCAGTCAACTACAACGACTGCAGCAATTGTAGCCGAAGCTGTAAATGCTGATTTGTTGATAATAGCTACAAACGTTGATGGAATATACACAGAAGATCCCAATTTGAATAGCCAAGCAAAAAAACTGGATAAAGTAAGCATAGGCGAACTAAAGCAAATATTTCGCGATCGTCCAGTAAAAGCGGGGACTTATAAGCTAATTGATTACCTTACAATTAACATTTTAGAAAGATCAAAAATGCCAACAATAATTCTCAACGGCAATCCCCCTACAAATATCCTTAAAGCTATCAAAGGAGAAAAAATCGGAACAAAAATAACCTATTAA
- the prf1 gene encoding peptide chain release factor aRF-1: protein MKSRKIDRFRIEMLIRELKSKRGRGTELISLYIPAGRPIGEVMSVLRDEYSTATNIKDRTTRHHVLEALTSIMQRLKLFRATPPNGLIIFAGYVAGSAPGDEKMEIHVLEPPQTLRTWLYRCDSRFHTDILEDMIAVKETYGLIALDRGEAAFGVLRGKFLDVVEEITSGIPGKHRAGGQSARRFERIHNQLVHEFYKRIGEHANRIFLPIEDLKGIIVGGPGPAKDEFVDGDYLHYKLKEKILGVFDIGYSGEAGIYELANRAADLLEDVEYIRERQLVNKFLYHIARDTGLAIYGEEEVRKYLLMGAVDILLLSEKLEAYRVTLKCENCGYKEEKTFKEIPKNPTCPKCGASLIIEQTKLLIEDLIELAESTGTRVELISTETSEGKELFRSFGGIAAILRFKV from the coding sequence ATGAAAAGCAGAAAAATAGATCGATTCAGAATTGAAATGCTGATAAGAGAGCTAAAATCTAAGCGGGGTAGGGGTACAGAGCTTATATCATTGTATATTCCAGCCGGTAGACCAATCGGAGAGGTTATGAGCGTATTAAGAGATGAGTATTCCACAGCTACGAATATAAAAGATAGAACTACAAGACACCATGTTCTGGAAGCCCTTACTTCTATTATGCAAAGACTTAAATTATTTCGTGCCACTCCGCCAAATGGCTTGATCATCTTTGCAGGATATGTGGCTGGCAGTGCTCCAGGCGATGAAAAAATGGAAATTCATGTTCTAGAACCTCCACAAACTTTGAGAACATGGCTTTATAGATGTGATTCAAGATTTCATACTGATATTTTAGAAGATATGATCGCCGTAAAGGAAACTTATGGCCTGATAGCTTTAGATAGAGGAGAGGCTGCCTTTGGTGTTTTACGGGGAAAGTTCTTGGACGTTGTTGAAGAAATTACGTCCGGAATACCTGGTAAGCATAGAGCGGGTGGTCAATCCGCTAGACGTTTTGAACGTATACATAATCAACTTGTGCACGAGTTTTACAAAAGAATCGGTGAACATGCAAATAGGATTTTTCTTCCTATAGAAGATCTTAAAGGTATAATTGTAGGAGGCCCAGGCCCTGCAAAGGATGAGTTCGTAGATGGGGACTATTTGCATTATAAACTTAAGGAGAAAATTTTGGGAGTATTTGACATAGGATACAGCGGCGAAGCCGGCATATATGAACTGGCTAATCGCGCAGCCGATCTATTGGAAGACGTAGAGTACATAAGAGAAAGACAGCTGGTTAACAAGTTTCTATACCATATAGCAAGAGACACAGGCCTCGCAATATATGGCGAAGAAGAAGTAAGAAAATATTTACTTATGGGAGCCGTTGATATCTTGCTTTTATCTGAAAAACTTGAAGCCTATAGAGTTACTCTAAAATGTGAAAATTGCGGTTACAAGGAGGAAAAAACTTTTAAGGAGATACCTAAAAACCCAACGTGCCCAAAATGCGGAGCTTCCTTAATTATAGAACAAACAAAGCTGTTAATTGAAGATTTAATAGAACTAGCTGAATCTACTGGAACCCGGGTGGAGTTAATCTCTACTGAAACAAGTGAAGGAAAGGAATTATTCAGATCTTTTGGAGGAATCGCCGCTATTTTGAGGTTTAAAGTTTGA
- a CDS encoding methyltransferase produces MKLTKKHLEILLSKIPFLKYPKIKLEQYPISAALAARTLWIAHITYDDIRNKIVLDLGAGSGRLAIGASLLDAEYVIGIDIDFDILKLFKDCVDKFELSNIDIVCSDVGFISFRKKADTILQNPPFGVYKPGFDIYFLENAIRLGKTVYSIHKLETREYVIDFLKNLNLDTKLLFYDIIEIPPIYPKHREKWHPVRVFVVRVST; encoded by the coding sequence TTGAAGCTTACTAAAAAACATCTAGAAATTCTGTTGAGCAAAATCCCCTTTTTGAAATATCCAAAGATAAAACTCGAGCAATATCCTATTTCTGCCGCGCTAGCTGCGAGAACGTTGTGGATAGCTCACATTACGTATGATGACATACGAAACAAAATTGTGCTGGATTTGGGTGCTGGGAGTGGAAGATTAGCAATCGGTGCTAGTTTATTAGACGCTGAATATGTCATCGGTATAGACATAGATTTCGATATACTAAAACTGTTCAAGGATTGCGTCGATAAATTTGAATTATCAAATATTGACATAGTTTGTTCGGACGTAGGGTTTATATCTTTCAGAAAAAAAGCTGATACAATTCTACAAAACCCTCCTTTTGGAGTATACAAACCTGGTTTTGACATTTATTTTTTAGAAAACGCCATTAGATTGGGTAAAACCGTTTACTCTATACATAAGCTGGAAACTAGAGAATATGTGATCGATTTTTTAAAAAATCTTAATTTGGACACTAAGCTTTTATTTTATGATATCATAGAAATACCGCCGATATATCCTAAACATAGGGAAAAATGGCATCCAGTAAGAGTATTTGTTGTGAGGGTTAGCACATGA
- a CDS encoding exosome complex RNA-binding protein Csl4, translated as MIKKKIVTPGEEIAVIEEFMGSRNTYIIDGRIISKVVGLAKFDFEERIAEISPFKIPVLPRKNDIVYAQVFKLKDNVASLDVFFVEKHNKYFFPALSATLHVMNVSTSYIKTLYDVLGYGDIVRAKILVGNNPPYILSLKGRDFGVVYSNCPYCMTPLKRKGLSLFCTKCRRTIKRKISMSHYILT; from the coding sequence ATGATTAAGAAAAAAATCGTAACGCCAGGAGAGGAAATCGCTGTAATAGAGGAGTTTATGGGAAGCAGAAACACTTACATAATAGATGGCAGAATAATTTCTAAGGTAGTTGGGCTTGCAAAATTCGATTTCGAGGAAAGAATTGCAGAGATATCTCCTTTTAAAATTCCCGTACTACCTAGGAAAAATGATATCGTGTATGCGCAGGTGTTCAAGCTAAAAGATAATGTAGCAAGTTTAGATGTTTTCTTCGTAGAAAAACATAACAAATATTTTTTCCCCGCACTTTCAGCAACATTACACGTAATGAATGTAAGCACAAGCTACATAAAAACTCTTTACGATGTACTTGGCTATGGAGATATTGTAAGAGCAAAAATTTTGGTTGGTAATAATCCTCCTTATATTTTATCGTTAAAGGGAAGAGATTTTGGCGTAGTATACTCGAATTGTCCTTACTGCATGACTCCTCTAAAAAGAAAGGGGTTAAGTTTATTTTGTACAAAGTGTAGGCGAACAATAAAACGAAAAATTTCAATGAGCCATTATATTTTAACTTAG
- a CDS encoding DUF2067 family protein, with translation MTTRHVFFSFKNSSEAVNFVSYIQSKMRGKNINISVKGKKVKITLRASKQDLSLLMAMIKNEYKNWKLSTHGTKTGFYKHSIPRILHDAKLKTSIPINSIIDVLTLLGYPARIESGYIVTTMNFENVIKITEKISEKYRELLENAKYAPMARRLLAVVLSTFNWNDINQTTEKLINMDILSIDSRTSKITLSVAYEKALEKIKEMVKTHGNTRD, from the coding sequence ATGACTACTAGACATGTTTTCTTCTCTTTTAAGAATTCAAGCGAGGCAGTTAACTTTGTAAGCTATATCCAAAGTAAAATGCGAGGGAAAAACATAAACATTAGTGTTAAAGGGAAAAAAGTTAAAATTACATTGAGAGCTAGTAAGCAAGATCTTTCGCTACTTATGGCAATGATAAAAAACGAATATAAAAACTGGAAATTATCAACTCATGGCACGAAAACAGGATTTTATAAACATTCTATACCTAGAATTCTCCATGATGCAAAGTTAAAAACTAGTATACCAATCAACTCCATTATTGATGTGTTGACACTTCTGGGATATCCAGCTCGTATAGAAAGCGGATATATAGTAACCACAATGAATTTTGAAAATGTAATTAAAATTACTGAGAAAATCTCGGAAAAATACAGAGAATTATTAGAAAATGCTAAATATGCTCCCATGGCTAGGCGGCTACTGGCTGTAGTATTATCTACCTTTAACTGGAATGATATTAATCAGACCACCGAAAAATTAATCAATATGGATATTTTATCCATCGATAGTAGAACTTCAAAAATAACATTATCTGTAGCTTATGAAAAAGCTCTTGAAAAAATTAAGGAGATGGTAAAAACTCATGGAAATACACGTGATTAG
- a CDS encoding DNA-directed RNA polymerase subunit L: MEIHVIRKEKNLLEFELPSEDHTFCNLLVNMLNKHPNVKFASYRIEHPLIRIPRVYVETDSNKNPEEVLIEISEKIVKIYDDIKKKFIAALNERKR; this comes from the coding sequence ATGGAAATACACGTGATTAGGAAAGAAAAAAATTTACTTGAGTTTGAGTTACCTTCAGAAGATCATACTTTTTGTAACCTTCTAGTTAATATGCTTAATAAACATCCCAACGTAAAATTTGCGTCTTACAGGATAGAACACCCTTTGATCAGAATCCCGAGGGTTTATGTCGAAACAGATAGTAACAAAAACCCCGAAGAAGTTCTTATCGAAATTTCCGAAAAAATAGTAAAAATTTATGATGATATTAAGAAAAAATTTATTGCTGCATTAAATGAAAGAAAGAGATAA